In one Nocardioides luteus genomic region, the following are encoded:
- a CDS encoding energy-coupling factor transporter transmembrane component T, with protein MSTLIRTAAVARLPRDLHPVAWWVWAIGLAAYASFTTNPLLLLLLVGVVSVVVAARRGEQPWAKAFRLYVGLALFIVATRVLFRVLLGAVPGHVLIDLPEIPLPEWVLGIRLLGPLTREALLAGLYDGMRLGVIVICVGAANALANPKRLLRSLPPALYEIGTAVVVAVTVLPQLAESVQRVRAAQRLRAGATGRVKRLRRFLVPVLEDALERSMALAAGMDTRGYGRTAGVPVATRRVTSALMLVSLVGLCAGVYAVLDGATPGWLATSMLVLGVGAAAIGLRLAGRRVSRTVYRPDRWRWPEVVVALSGIVVATAGWWVARSQVPVAFPGVSAAPGVTLTAMAGVLVGLLPAVAAPVPASLVEEETAA; from the coding sequence ATGAGCACGCTGATCCGCACAGCCGCGGTCGCGCGCCTGCCCCGGGATCTGCACCCCGTCGCGTGGTGGGTGTGGGCGATCGGCCTGGCTGCGTACGCCTCCTTCACCACCAACCCGCTGCTGCTTCTGCTGCTGGTGGGGGTGGTCTCGGTCGTGGTCGCGGCCCGCCGCGGGGAGCAACCGTGGGCGAAGGCGTTCCGGCTCTACGTCGGCCTCGCCCTGTTCATCGTGGCGACCCGGGTGCTCTTCCGGGTGCTCCTGGGCGCCGTGCCGGGTCACGTGCTCATCGACCTGCCCGAGATCCCGCTTCCCGAATGGGTGCTGGGGATCCGGCTGCTCGGGCCGCTCACCCGCGAGGCGCTGCTGGCCGGCCTCTACGACGGCATGCGGCTCGGCGTGATCGTGATCTGCGTCGGTGCGGCCAACGCGCTGGCCAACCCGAAGCGACTGCTGCGGTCGCTGCCGCCGGCGCTCTACGAGATCGGCACCGCGGTCGTGGTCGCGGTGACCGTGCTGCCCCAGCTGGCCGAGTCGGTGCAGCGGGTCCGTGCCGCGCAGCGGCTGCGGGCAGGGGCGACCGGGAGGGTCAAGCGGCTGCGCCGCTTCCTGGTCCCGGTGCTCGAGGACGCGCTGGAGCGGTCGATGGCGCTCGCGGCCGGCATGGACACGCGTGGCTACGGACGTACGGCCGGGGTCCCCGTCGCCACCAGGCGGGTCACCTCGGCGCTCATGCTGGTCTCGCTCGTCGGGCTCTGTGCCGGCGTCTACGCGGTGCTGGACGGGGCCACGCCGGGCTGGCTGGCGACCAGCATGCTGGTGCTCGGCGTCGGGGCCGCGGCCATCGGGCTGAGGTTGGCCGGTCGCCGGGTTTCCCGGACCGTCTACCGGCCGGACCGGTGGCGCTGGCCGGAGGTCGTGGTGGCGCTGAGCGGGATCGTGGTCGCGACCGCGGGCTGGTGGGTCGCCCGGTCACAGGTCCCGGTGGCCTTCCCCGGTGTGAGCGCCGCGCCCGGGGTCACCCTGACGGCGATGGCAGGCGTGCTCGTCGGGCTGCTCCCGGCCGTCGCCGCGCCGGTTCCGGCATCACTCGTCGAGGAGGAGACCGCCGCATGA
- a CDS encoding glycoside hydrolase family 65 protein, which translates to MDRARYPIDPWRLVETSYSPDDLGLTETLFSVANGYLGMRGTPEEGRPTFAHGTFINGFHETWPIRHAENAYGFAKTGQTIVNAPDAKIMKIYVDDEPLTFGTSDLEEYERVLDFREGVLRRHLVWRTPSGKRVAIRSTRMVSMTQRHLSIQTLEITMLSGSAPIVISSQLLNRQDGKDEYHVPAAALGEGMDPRKASAFDTRVLLPQMSVADEEQMTLGYRCANSGMTIAVSAAHQIDTPDPVETVVRAEDDLAKTVFRVDATEGSTLRMQKTVAYHTSRGVPVRELADRCGRTLDRAIRLGVGHFERDQRTWYDEFWSAADVEISAAVEGDTEDIAAAQQAIRFNLFSLAQATARTDGLGVPAKGVTGSGYEGHYFWDTECYVVPFLCYTQPEVARNVMHARSVMLPAARQRALEMAAKGALFAWRTINGQEASAYYAAGTAQVHIDADIAFALMKYVYATGDTGYLIREGVDILVETARMWADLGFWRHNGEPSFHIHGVTGPDEYTTVVNNNLFTNVMARYNLEKAVETIEMLRADYPREYAQVMGRLDVSPDEVEEWGRCAAAMHIPYDEGLGIHPQDDNFLDREVWDLPNTPDEVRPLLLHYHPLVIYRFQVLKQTDVVLALFQQGNRFTPEEKRADFEYYDPITTGDSTLSAVVQSIMAAEVGYQGDALRYFYDALYVDLHNMHGNTVDGMHIASTGGVWGGLAFGFGGMRDYDGRLSFDPRLPVEWGSLIFRVQWHSTRMQVAVTTDQIVFTVVDTPGEEFDIPVSVRGEEFVVSKGSPVVVPLADQGPRIGKHLDEEPHGGVRQDGSRIIATVPTPIPPEIYEQDHIEHPMVPHDSPRGSERLAEEANKAANLSNISQTDSAQ; encoded by the coding sequence ATGGACCGGGCCCGTTACCCCATCGACCCGTGGCGGCTGGTGGAGACCAGCTACTCCCCCGACGACCTCGGTCTGACCGAGACGCTCTTCAGCGTCGCCAACGGCTATCTCGGCATGCGCGGCACCCCCGAGGAGGGGCGGCCGACCTTCGCCCACGGCACCTTCATCAACGGGTTCCACGAGACCTGGCCGATCCGCCACGCCGAGAACGCCTACGGCTTCGCCAAGACCGGCCAGACGATCGTCAACGCCCCCGACGCGAAGATCATGAAGATCTACGTCGACGACGAGCCGCTGACCTTCGGCACCTCCGACCTGGAGGAGTACGAGCGGGTGCTCGACTTCCGCGAGGGTGTGCTGCGGCGGCACCTGGTGTGGCGTACGCCCTCGGGCAAGCGGGTCGCGATCAGGTCGACCCGGATGGTGTCGATGACGCAGCGCCACCTCTCGATCCAGACCCTCGAGATCACGATGCTGAGCGGCTCGGCGCCGATCGTGATCTCCTCCCAGCTGCTCAACCGGCAGGACGGCAAGGACGAGTACCACGTGCCGGCGGCGGCGCTCGGCGAGGGCATGGACCCCCGCAAGGCCTCCGCCTTCGACACCCGCGTCCTGCTCCCGCAGATGTCGGTCGCCGACGAGGAGCAGATGACCCTCGGCTACCGGTGCGCCAACTCCGGGATGACGATCGCGGTCAGCGCGGCCCACCAGATCGACACCCCGGACCCGGTCGAGACCGTCGTCCGTGCCGAGGACGACCTGGCCAAGACGGTCTTCCGGGTCGACGCCACCGAGGGCAGCACGCTGCGGATGCAGAAGACCGTGGCGTACCACACCTCCCGCGGGGTGCCGGTGCGCGAGCTGGCGGACCGCTGCGGACGTACGCTCGACCGGGCGATCCGGCTGGGTGTCGGCCACTTCGAGCGCGACCAGCGCACCTGGTACGACGAGTTCTGGTCGGCCGCGGACGTCGAGATCTCCGCCGCCGTCGAGGGCGACACCGAGGACATCGCCGCGGCCCAGCAGGCGATCCGGTTCAACCTGTTCTCGCTGGCCCAGGCGACCGCCCGCACCGACGGGCTCGGCGTGCCCGCGAAGGGCGTCACCGGCTCCGGCTACGAGGGGCACTACTTCTGGGACACGGAGTGCTACGTCGTCCCGTTCCTCTGCTACACCCAGCCCGAGGTCGCCCGCAACGTGATGCACGCCCGCTCGGTGATGCTTCCCGCGGCCCGGCAGCGGGCGCTGGAGATGGCCGCGAAGGGCGCGCTGTTCGCGTGGCGCACCATCAACGGCCAGGAGGCCTCGGCCTACTACGCGGCCGGCACCGCGCAGGTGCACATCGACGCCGACATCGCCTTCGCGCTGATGAAGTACGTCTACGCGACCGGTGACACCGGCTACCTGATCCGCGAGGGCGTCGACATCCTGGTCGAGACCGCGCGGATGTGGGCCGACCTCGGCTTCTGGCGCCACAACGGCGAGCCGTCCTTCCACATCCACGGCGTGACCGGGCCGGACGAGTACACCACGGTGGTCAACAACAACCTGTTCACCAACGTGATGGCCCGCTACAACCTGGAGAAGGCCGTCGAGACCATCGAGATGCTCCGGGCGGACTACCCGCGCGAGTACGCGCAGGTCATGGGCCGGCTCGACGTCTCCCCCGACGAGGTCGAGGAGTGGGGACGCTGCGCTGCCGCGATGCACATCCCCTACGACGAGGGGCTCGGGATCCACCCGCAGGACGACAACTTCCTCGACCGCGAGGTGTGGGACCTTCCCAACACCCCCGACGAGGTACGTCCCCTGCTGCTGCACTACCACCCGCTGGTCATCTACCGGTTCCAGGTGCTCAAGCAGACCGACGTGGTGCTCGCCCTCTTCCAGCAGGGCAACCGGTTCACCCCCGAGGAGAAGCGGGCCGACTTCGAGTACTACGACCCGATCACCACCGGCGACTCGACGCTCTCGGCGGTCGTGCAGTCGATCATGGCGGCCGAGGTCGGCTACCAGGGCGACGCGCTGCGCTACTTCTACGACGCCCTCTACGTCGACCTGCACAACATGCACGGCAACACCGTCGACGGGATGCACATCGCCTCCACCGGCGGCGTGTGGGGCGGCCTCGCGTTCGGCTTCGGCGGGATGCGCGACTATGACGGCAGGCTCTCCTTCGACCCGCGTCTGCCGGTCGAGTGGGGCTCGCTGATCTTCCGGGTCCAGTGGCACTCGACCCGGATGCAGGTCGCGGTGACCACCGACCAGATCGTCTTCACCGTCGTGGACACTCCGGGCGAGGAGTTCGACATCCCGGTCAGCGTCCGTGGGGAGGAGTTCGTGGTCTCGAAGGGCTCGCCGGTCGTCGTGCCGCTCGCCGACCAGGGGCCGCGGATCGGCAAGCACCTCGACGAGGAGCCGCACGGCGGCGTACGGCAGGACGGGTCGCGGATCATCGCCACCGTGCCCACGCCGATCCCGCCGGAGATCTACGAGCAGGACCACATCGAGCACCCGATGGTCCCGCACGACTCCCCGCGCGGCTCCGAGCGGCTCGCCGAGGAGGCCAACAAGGCCGCCAACCTGTCCAACATCTCGCAGACGGACTCGGCTCAGTAG
- a CDS encoding prenyltransferase/squalene oxidase repeat-containing protein, translating into MKKTVLGGIAAALALTSLAGCGEKAVEEGEKPAYDAKVSTSVADWLVAQAPKGVAHNAQYGTDDFGLSADIGIALAEVGGYDEEIATIVAAVMKNKKAYTSPGFGTVTSAGATAKALVLQQNVDASDPGLLKQLEGTVAENGRIADELDPKNKEATDYSNTIGQSYAVWALSNAESKEATAAAEFLAGQQCEEGWFRVTFTADPAAADQTCDGDPKAAPDADATAFALIALSSVASPEAEKAVKAGVEWLKETQAEDGSFKAATGNIANSNTTGLAGWAFGRAGETDAAEKAASWVAEHVVTCGDDVGAVAYDDAALTEGNTKGLTKESEGMYRLAAAQALPSLVYLPKDATAKSSC; encoded by the coding sequence ATGAAGAAGACCGTCCTCGGTGGCATCGCCGCCGCCCTCGCCCTCACCTCGCTCGCCGGCTGCGGCGAGAAGGCCGTCGAGGAGGGGGAGAAGCCCGCCTACGACGCGAAGGTGTCCACCTCGGTGGCCGACTGGCTCGTCGCCCAGGCCCCGAAGGGTGTGGCCCACAACGCGCAGTACGGCACCGACGACTTCGGCCTCAGCGCCGACATCGGGATCGCGCTGGCCGAGGTCGGCGGCTACGACGAGGAGATCGCCACGATCGTCGCGGCCGTGATGAAGAACAAGAAGGCCTACACCTCGCCGGGGTTCGGCACGGTCACCTCGGCCGGGGCCACGGCCAAGGCGCTCGTCCTCCAGCAGAACGTCGACGCCTCCGACCCCGGTCTGCTGAAGCAGCTCGAGGGCACCGTCGCCGAGAACGGCCGCATCGCCGACGAGCTCGACCCCAAGAACAAGGAGGCGACCGACTACTCCAACACCATCGGCCAGTCGTACGCCGTGTGGGCGCTGAGCAACGCGGAGAGCAAGGAGGCCACGGCCGCCGCGGAGTTCCTGGCCGGGCAGCAGTGCGAGGAGGGCTGGTTCCGGGTCACGTTCACGGCCGACCCCGCGGCCGCCGACCAGACCTGCGACGGCGACCCGAAGGCCGCGCCGGACGCCGACGCCACCGCCTTCGCGCTGATCGCGCTGTCCTCGGTCGCCTCTCCCGAGGCCGAGAAGGCGGTCAAGGCAGGCGTCGAGTGGCTGAAGGAGACCCAGGCCGAGGACGGGTCCTTCAAGGCCGCCACCGGCAACATCGCCAACTCCAACACCACCGGCCTGGCCGGGTGGGCGTTCGGGCGCGCCGGGGAGACCGACGCTGCCGAGAAGGCGGCCTCCTGGGTCGCCGAGCACGTCGTGACCTGCGGCGACGACGTCGGCGCGGTGGCCTACGACGACGCCGCCCTGACCGAGGGCAACACCAAGGGGCTGACCAAGGAGTCCGAGGGGATGTACCGCCTCGCGGCCGCCCAGGCGCTGCCGTCGCTGGTCTACCTGCCCAAGGACGCGACCGCGAAGAGCTCGTGCTGA
- a CDS encoding glycoside hydrolase family 19 protein: MRHRILGLVATSISATLLALCPTTTALAAPDRTSVTYDDLVAMFGDKVGNKKTVETGLPTLNRAMDDARITTPYRQAAYLATLANESSFHHDAKGPRDKRKYAGRGYIQLTGEANYTDAGAYFGIDLRRRPELARSLDHSAPISRWYWTVAREINPLADDLEMGKVNAAIGYPRNKEEDAERCRDFKAALKHLNGSVPKGIDCTRPKPKKADDQDRAADAS, encoded by the coding sequence ATGCGCCACAGGATTCTCGGCCTTGTCGCAACCTCGATCTCGGCCACCCTTCTCGCTCTCTGCCCGACCACGACGGCACTCGCGGCACCGGATCGGACCTCGGTCACGTACGACGACCTGGTCGCCATGTTCGGCGACAAGGTCGGGAACAAGAAGACCGTCGAGACCGGGCTGCCGACGCTCAACCGCGCCATGGACGACGCCCGGATCACGACCCCCTACCGGCAGGCGGCCTACCTGGCCACGCTCGCCAACGAGAGCTCCTTCCACCACGACGCCAAGGGCCCCCGCGACAAGCGGAAGTACGCCGGCCGCGGCTACATCCAGCTGACCGGCGAGGCCAACTACACCGACGCCGGCGCCTACTTCGGGATCGACCTGCGCCGCCGCCCCGAGCTGGCCCGGTCGCTGGACCACAGCGCGCCGATCTCGCGCTGGTACTGGACCGTCGCCCGCGAGATCAACCCGCTCGCCGACGACCTCGAGATGGGCAAGGTCAACGCGGCGATCGGCTATCCCCGCAACAAGGAGGAGGACGCCGAGCGCTGCCGCGACTTCAAGGCCGCGCTGAAGCACCTCAACGGGTCGGTGCCCAAGGGGATCGACTGCACTCGCCCGAAGCCGAAGAAGGCAGACGACCAGGACCGCGCCGCGGACGCCTCCTAG
- a CDS encoding ECF transporter S component: MIRFSPRTALLLVIISVAGLMMFAWPLLLHGYERVQPPFIFLALLPLMLVVLLSELAAGGIDTRMIAILGVLSAIEAVLRAVSSGTGGVELVFFMLILGGRVFGPAFGFVLGCTSLFVAALVTAGVGPWLPYQMLGAAWVAMGAGLLPRASGRTEVALLAAYGILASYAYGLLLNLQGWPLLTGVTVPGASGNLSYEPGAALAENLATFLRYTLVTSTSSWDTVRAITTAVAIALLGPAVLATLRRAARRAMITPAEASLRSVE, translated from the coding sequence ATGATCCGGTTCTCGCCCCGCACCGCTCTCCTGCTCGTGATCATCTCCGTGGCCGGGCTGATGATGTTCGCCTGGCCGCTGCTGCTCCACGGCTACGAACGGGTACAGCCGCCGTTCATCTTCCTCGCGCTGCTGCCGCTGATGCTGGTGGTGCTGCTCAGCGAGCTCGCGGCGGGCGGGATCGACACCCGCATGATCGCGATCCTCGGCGTGCTCAGTGCGATCGAGGCCGTCCTGCGCGCCGTCTCCTCGGGCACCGGCGGGGTGGAGCTGGTCTTCTTCATGCTCATCCTCGGTGGCCGCGTCTTCGGGCCCGCCTTCGGCTTCGTGCTCGGCTGCACGAGCCTGTTCGTCGCCGCGCTCGTCACCGCCGGCGTCGGGCCGTGGCTGCCCTACCAGATGCTCGGCGCCGCCTGGGTCGCGATGGGAGCCGGGCTCCTGCCACGCGCGAGCGGCCGCACGGAGGTCGCGTTGCTGGCGGCGTACGGCATCCTCGCCTCCTACGCCTACGGGCTCCTCCTCAACCTGCAGGGGTGGCCCCTGCTGACCGGGGTCACGGTGCCCGGCGCGAGCGGCAACCTGTCCTACGAGCCCGGGGCCGCGCTCGCCGAGAACCTGGCGACGTTCCTGCGTTACACCCTGGTCACCTCGACCAGCAGCTGGGACACCGTGCGCGCCATCACCACCGCCGTCGCGATCGCCCTCCTCGGCCCCGCCGTCCTCGCCACTCTGCGCCGAGCCGCCCGCCGAGCCATGATCACCCCCGCCGAGGCGTCACTCCGGTCGGTCGAGTAG
- a CDS encoding NYN domain-containing protein has product MTEPFRIALLIDADNAPAAKIDAILNDLAEYGEVTIRRAYGNWTKPELKGWIEELHDAAIRPMQQFDLTAHKNASDMALAIDAVELLHAAIPDAFALVSSDSDFTPLVHYLREKGRAVYGYGREKTPAPFKSACTRFTVVEKLGGSEEETDTDAEAGATPARKPSSSATTGQVLKRNARLIQLLRNSIAAAADDDGWALVGTVVSRIRNQSSEDPRNYGYATWTKLIKAIDLFELKDEGTSAIAVSDKRIKK; this is encoded by the coding sequence GTGACCGAGCCCTTCCGCATCGCCCTGCTCATCGACGCCGACAACGCCCCTGCGGCCAAGATCGACGCGATCCTCAACGACCTGGCCGAGTACGGCGAGGTGACGATCCGCCGGGCCTACGGGAACTGGACCAAGCCCGAGCTGAAGGGGTGGATCGAGGAGCTGCACGACGCCGCGATCCGGCCGATGCAGCAGTTCGACCTGACCGCCCACAAGAACGCCTCCGACATGGCGCTCGCCATCGATGCCGTCGAGCTGCTGCACGCGGCGATCCCGGACGCGTTCGCGCTGGTCTCCTCCGACTCCGACTTCACCCCGCTGGTGCACTATCTGCGGGAGAAGGGTCGCGCGGTCTACGGCTACGGCCGGGAGAAGACGCCGGCGCCGTTCAAGAGCGCCTGCACCCGGTTCACCGTGGTGGAGAAGCTCGGTGGTTCCGAGGAGGAGACCGACACCGACGCCGAGGCCGGCGCCACCCCCGCCCGCAAGCCGTCCTCCTCGGCGACCACGGGGCAGGTGCTGAAGCGCAACGCCCGGTTGATCCAGCTGCTGCGCAACTCCATCGCCGCGGCCGCCGACGACGACGGCTGGGCCCTGGTCGGTACGGTCGTCTCCCGCATCCGCAACCAGTCCTCCGAGGACCCCCGCAACTACGGCTACGCCACCTGGACCAAGCTCATCAAGGCGATCGACCTCTTCGAGCTCAAGGACGAGGGCACCTCGGCGATCGCGGTCAGCGACAAGCGCATCAAGAAGTGA
- a CDS encoding EamA family transporter encodes MHASSLRARLAHPVVLVLIGIASVQVGATFAKSLFDEVTPTAMVWLRLSLSALILLAITRPRVRGLSRRDWLVVVAFGASLGLMNWAIYQSFARLPIGIAVTIEFIGPLTIALVTSRRARDLVWVALAAAGVVLLGLEPGRISIVGVLFALLAGACWAAYIVLSKATGARWEGIDGLALASTVAAVALTPAAMAYADGLGSPHVWLVGLMVGLMSSVIPYSLDLVALRSIKPGLYAILMSLEPAAGALAAILVLHEGLSVLQWLAIACVVVASAGATRTGKPEHHVPAESTPA; translated from the coding sequence GTGCACGCTTCCTCTCTCCGGGCGAGGCTTGCCCACCCGGTCGTCCTGGTCCTGATCGGGATCGCGTCGGTGCAGGTCGGCGCGACGTTCGCGAAGTCGCTCTTCGACGAGGTCACCCCGACGGCCATGGTCTGGCTGCGGCTGTCGCTCTCCGCGCTGATCCTGCTGGCGATCACCCGCCCACGGGTCCGCGGCCTGTCGCGACGCGACTGGCTGGTCGTGGTCGCCTTCGGGGCCTCGCTCGGGCTGATGAACTGGGCGATCTACCAGTCCTTCGCCCGGCTGCCGATCGGGATCGCGGTCACCATCGAGTTCATCGGCCCGCTCACGATCGCGCTGGTCACCTCGCGGCGGGCGCGCGACCTGGTCTGGGTGGCACTGGCAGCGGCCGGGGTCGTGCTCCTCGGTCTCGAACCCGGCCGGATCTCGATCGTGGGCGTGCTGTTCGCGCTGCTCGCGGGCGCCTGCTGGGCTGCGTACATCGTGCTGTCGAAGGCGACCGGTGCGCGCTGGGAGGGCATCGACGGGCTCGCTCTGGCATCGACCGTCGCGGCGGTGGCGCTGACGCCTGCGGCGATGGCGTACGCCGACGGGCTGGGGTCTCCGCACGTGTGGCTGGTCGGGTTGATGGTGGGTCTGATGTCCTCGGTGATCCCCTACTCCCTGGATCTTGTTGCCCTGCGTTCGATCAAGCCGGGGCTCTACGCGATCCTGATGTCGCTGGAGCCGGCGGCCGGTGCCCTGGCCGCGATCCTGGTCCTCCACGAGGGGCTGTCCGTGCTGCAGTGGCTGGCCATCGCCTGTGTCGTGGTCGCCTCAGCAGGGGCGACGCGCACCGGCAAGCCCGAGCATCACGTGCCGGCGGAGTCGACCCCGGCGTGA
- a CDS encoding ABC transporter ATP-binding protein, whose product MIELRGITFTPPDSSEHVLKDVDLTVEEGELLLVSGPTGSGKSTLLGVIAGLVPRFSGGALEGDLLLDGTSIIRTPPRERAGIIGYVGQDPVAGFVTDTVEEELAYGMEQLGLPPATMRRRVEETLDLLGIAELRQRSLRTLSGGQQQRVAIGSVLTTHPRVVVLDEPTSALDPTAAEDVLATITRLVHDLGTSVVLAEHRLERVVPFADRIALLVGDGSVAVDDPADILADSPVVPPLVELGRELGWSPLPLTVRDARRRARVVGFPVDRISLGLTGAETPDKSTLRQSGSGLSSSGLTVTRGRTPVLHDVSIELPAGRVTALMGRNGSGKSTLLWTLQGTQKRLTGSVDVGGKDPATLDPDVRRTLVGLLPQSAADLLYLETVAEECDAGGPRTREILDSLVPGIPDDQHPRDLSEGQRLALALALILSADPPVVLLDEPTRGLDYAAKHALSEILRELADAGKAILVATHDVEFVAEAADDVVVLADGEVVSSGDVRSVTAESPAFAPQVSKVFGPGWLNVREIVDAVGER is encoded by the coding sequence ATGATCGAGCTGCGAGGGATCACGTTCACCCCGCCCGACTCCTCGGAGCACGTGCTCAAGGACGTCGACCTCACCGTCGAGGAGGGCGAGCTGCTGCTCGTCTCCGGCCCGACCGGCTCCGGGAAGTCGACCCTGCTCGGCGTCATCGCCGGCCTGGTGCCCCGTTTCTCCGGCGGCGCGCTCGAGGGTGACCTGCTGCTGGACGGGACCTCGATCATCCGTACGCCGCCGCGCGAGCGCGCCGGGATCATCGGCTACGTCGGGCAGGACCCGGTGGCCGGCTTCGTCACCGACACCGTCGAGGAGGAGCTCGCCTACGGGATGGAGCAGCTCGGCCTCCCGCCCGCGACCATGCGGCGCCGCGTCGAGGAGACCCTCGACCTGCTCGGCATCGCCGAGCTGCGGCAGCGGTCGCTGCGTACGCTCTCGGGTGGGCAGCAGCAGCGCGTCGCAATCGGCTCCGTGCTCACCACCCACCCGCGGGTCGTCGTGCTCGACGAGCCCACCTCCGCCCTCGACCCCACCGCCGCCGAGGACGTGCTCGCCACCATCACCCGGCTGGTCCACGACCTCGGCACCTCCGTCGTCCTCGCCGAGCATCGCCTCGAGCGCGTCGTACCCTTCGCCGACCGGATCGCGCTCCTCGTCGGCGACGGCTCCGTCGCGGTCGACGACCCCGCCGACATCCTCGCGGACTCGCCCGTCGTGCCGCCGCTCGTCGAGCTCGGCCGTGAGCTCGGCTGGTCGCCGCTGCCGCTCACGGTGCGGGATGCCAGGCGGCGGGCGAGGGTTGTGGGATTCCCGGTCGACCGGATATCCCTCGGCTTGACGGGCGCTGAAACACCCGACAAGTCCACGCTGCGCCAGTCGGGTTCGGGCCTGTCCAGTTCCGGCCTCACCGTCACCCGAGGACGTACGCCGGTCCTGCACGACGTCTCGATCGAGCTGCCCGCGGGGCGGGTGACGGCGCTGATGGGGCGCAACGGCTCGGGCAAGTCGACGCTGCTGTGGACGCTGCAGGGCACCCAGAAGCGCCTGACCGGGTCGGTGGACGTCGGCGGCAAGGATCCGGCGACCCTCGACCCCGACGTGCGGCGCACCCTGGTCGGGCTGCTGCCTCAGAGCGCGGCGGACCTGCTCTACCTGGAGACCGTGGCCGAGGAGTGCGACGCCGGCGGCCCGCGGACCAGGGAGATCCTGGACAGCCTCGTGCCGGGCATCCCCGACGACCAGCACCCGCGTGACCTCTCCGAGGGTCAGCGCCTCGCCCTGGCGCTGGCGCTGATCCTGAGCGCCGACCCGCCGGTCGTGCTCCTCGACGAGCCCACCCGCGGCCTCGACTACGCCGCCAAGCACGCTCTGTCCGAGATCCTCCGCGAGCTCGCCGACGCGGGCAAGGCGATCCTGGTCGCGACCCACGACGTCGAGTTCGTCGCCGAGGCCGCCGACGACGTCGTGGTGCTCGCCGACGGCGAGGTCGTCTCCTCCGGCGACGTACGCAGCGTCACCGCCGAGTCGCCCGCCTTCGCGCCCCAGGTGAGCAAGGTCTTCGGCCCGGGCTGGCTGAACGTGCGCGAGATCGTCGACGCGGTGGGGGAGCGATGA
- a CDS encoding alpha/beta fold hydrolase gives MTVPRAMAESTVTFRDVLSDDGTLIRAWTNDPEGEIDGPTVLLCNGLGTSPWNWPALLHTSCGVRVVSWQHRGTSGSARPKDLEQTTSRHFAEDALSVMDAFALSRPVVMGWSIGVNTAFELAADHPERVSGIFGVAGVPGDTFKSMLGPLPLPAPAAAIMTRTAAKVLRRTGSLITPVATRLELGPRAIEMFSKAGLIGKVPDPELAAAALAEFLTTPVEWYFHLALRTSQRRSVSPRRIKVPVVLVAGTRDLIAGARHMSRVAADLKNGTFVELDGTHFVQMEQPDRVHQLLLGFLARVAEHQRV, from the coding sequence ATGACGGTTCCCCGGGCGATGGCCGAGTCGACGGTCACGTTCCGTGACGTACTCTCCGACGACGGCACCCTGATCCGTGCCTGGACCAACGATCCCGAGGGCGAGATCGACGGGCCGACGGTGCTGCTGTGCAACGGCCTCGGCACCAGCCCGTGGAACTGGCCGGCGCTGCTGCACACCTCGTGCGGCGTACGCGTCGTGTCCTGGCAGCACCGCGGCACCTCCGGCTCGGCGCGACCGAAGGACCTGGAGCAGACGACATCGAGGCACTTCGCCGAGGACGCGCTGTCGGTGATGGACGCCTTCGCGCTCTCGCGACCGGTGGTGATGGGCTGGTCGATCGGGGTCAACACCGCGTTCGAGCTGGCCGCGGACCACCCCGAGCGGGTATCCGGCATCTTCGGCGTCGCCGGGGTGCCAGGCGACACCTTCAAGTCGATGCTCGGGCCGCTGCCGCTGCCCGCCCCGGCGGCCGCGATCATGACGCGCACCGCCGCGAAGGTGCTGCGCCGCACCGGCTCCCTGATCACCCCCGTGGCGACCCGCCTCGAGCTCGGCCCCCGCGCGATCGAGATGTTCTCGAAGGCCGGCCTGATCGGCAAGGTCCCCGACCCCGAGCTGGCCGCGGCCGCGCTGGCCGAGTTCCTGACCACGCCGGTCGAGTGGTACTTCCACCTCGCGCTGCGCACCTCCCAGCGCCGCTCGGTCTCGCCGCGCCGGATCAAGGTGCCGGTCGTGCTGGTCGCAGGCACCCGGGACCTCATCGCCGGGGCGCGCCACATGTCTCGGGTCGCCGCCGATCTCAAGAACGGCACCTTCGTCGAGCTCGACGGCACCCACTTCGTGCAGATGGAGCAGCCCGACCGCGTCCACCAGCTGCTGCTCGGCTTCCTCGCTCGCGTCGCCGAGCACCAACGCGTCTGA